One segment of Acidianus sp. HS-5 DNA contains the following:
- a CDS encoding APC family permease produces MTGLEKGVVGFRELLGQSIALIAPLGAVAATLTGAAQFALGSLPLSYLIGIFGVLFWINVPYQFSRKIGSAGGFYEFTEKGIGKRFGIFTGYLYLFSYFNVITNSIIFVGGVFIPSMLSQFFGITLPSLIWIPIMLVFLGLITTLAYLGIRPSLRYSLITSIIEIALLIIFSLIIIVKAGPRNTLEPFTPTPAGGWAPVFEGMILAIFSMSGSSGAVYIAEETKNPLSDVKKAVLISFLITGVVFVLTSYAMVIGWGINNMQTFAPSGVPGLILAEKYVGPAFVAILLAFILNSFFAGSLAPLNSTSRLLYALGRDNVAPKYVSKVHEKFKSPSNAILVLGVISGAVSLVTGLIMSPFYGFLFLINMSAISLFIGHMLGDVALPFFYKKIREFNVVYHLVAPVVSFIILIFGIYYSFYPPTYPINYSAIATAVYAVGVLAFIFTRKNWSENKSKL; encoded by the coding sequence ATGACCGGCCTAGAAAAAGGGGTCGTAGGCTTCAGAGAACTTTTAGGACAGTCAATAGCTTTAATCGCACCTCTAGGAGCAGTAGCAGCTACGTTAACTGGAGCAGCACAGTTCGCTTTAGGTTCCCTACCTCTCTCTTATTTAATAGGAATTTTTGGAGTACTGTTCTGGATAAATGTACCTTACCAGTTCTCCAGAAAAATAGGCAGTGCAGGAGGGTTCTACGAGTTTACGGAAAAAGGGATAGGAAAAAGGTTCGGAATCTTTACCGGTTACCTCTACCTGTTCTCCTATTTTAACGTAATTACAAACTCTATAATATTCGTAGGAGGGGTTTTCATACCCTCAATGCTGAGCCAGTTCTTCGGAATTACTCTTCCCTCACTAATATGGATACCAATAATGCTAGTCTTCTTAGGTTTAATAACTACCTTAGCTTACCTTGGAATTAGGCCTTCTCTTCGTTATAGTTTAATAACTTCAATAATTGAAATAGCCCTCCTCATAATCTTTTCCTTAATAATCATCGTAAAGGCAGGGCCTAGAAACACTTTAGAACCTTTTACTCCAACGCCTGCAGGAGGTTGGGCACCAGTATTTGAAGGTATGATCCTCGCAATATTCTCAATGTCAGGTTCCTCAGGAGCAGTATACATAGCTGAGGAAACAAAGAATCCCTTAAGTGACGTTAAAAAGGCTGTGCTTATAAGCTTCCTAATTACCGGAGTAGTCTTCGTACTAACTTCATACGCAATGGTAATAGGGTGGGGGATAAACAATATGCAGACCTTTGCACCCTCAGGAGTTCCTGGATTAATACTTGCAGAGAAATACGTAGGACCAGCATTCGTAGCAATACTCCTAGCTTTTATCTTAAACAGTTTCTTCGCAGGGTCTTTAGCTCCACTAAATTCTACCTCAAGGTTACTTTACGCCTTAGGAAGAGACAACGTAGCTCCAAAATACGTTTCAAAGGTTCATGAAAAGTTTAAGAGCCCTTCAAACGCTATTCTAGTGCTGGGAGTAATTTCCGGGGCAGTATCTTTAGTTACAGGGTTAATAATGAGTCCCTTCTACGGCTTCCTGTTCTTAATTAACATGTCAGCAATTTCATTATTCATAGGTCACATGTTAGGAGACGTAGCACTACCGTTCTTCTATAAGAAGATAAGGGAATTCAACGTAGTTTACCACTTAGTAGCCCCTGTAGTCTCATTCATTATATTAATATTTGGAATATATTACAGCTTCTATCCACCAACATACCCAATTAACTACTCAGCAATAGCTACTGCAGTCTACGCCGTAGGAGTCTTAGCCTTCATATTCACAAGGAAAAATTGGAGTGAAAATAAAAGTAAGCTGTGA
- a CDS encoding DEAD/DEAH box helicase — translation MLTINVDKVTVEGGSSEYLSFKLRKFQEEVKDAIEKREKVVLQTPTGSGKTFSLLLSKHSVGLYPVLELLEDQYRSVSSLFKEAEYSDDFIKIVKVEGKEKLALIKFSASLVRGKEINLDVLEGVDRKIVFTTPDSFHIYNQMLTYPSHTALAVIYGNPKVDELLKVDIRRSEIVKRLSLFLNLFKGDMVFADEFHLYDNYQLSSLIVTLKIIKRIHDHDFSLILSSATPSEEKIRKIEEGLKAELGDNFHFKRITAGRGEVLVRGRAKVRLIFVESSGKTKLSRFVNAGDKIPDLINEGFLDDVYKELKEKKQRGIIVVDKVSQALEVAKALHERFGSSFVCKTSIKGEYCDEDDTFVVGSSAITQGVDYPNVSYGLITRFFSEAAIQAVGRVGRKMEECRIDLVLPEVKVEKTEMTYEEFVTWIMKTYPSIREINYGDQSFREFLLLNSAMAIYERLTGHKMKRDKWEKEVPYIGDLSSLSLLYYFRFTGPQVVYKLGNTEGKVDLGTIMRNFSFAVKDCKFLLNGIGKSTVIASCDQKKLEGLVNKVVSTTFLELLGCKFEDEEGNPVELGRQLFLVVNDVKLSDILISTARAIGVKNSDKYCLAFI, via the coding sequence CAGTTGGGCTTTACCCAGTCCTCGAACTACTGGAAGACCAGTACAGAAGCGTATCTTCTCTATTTAAGGAAGCTGAGTACTCAGACGATTTCATTAAAATAGTCAAGGTGGAAGGGAAGGAGAAGTTAGCTTTGATCAAGTTCAGTGCCTCTCTAGTTAGGGGGAAGGAAATTAACCTTGACGTCTTGGAAGGCGTCGATAGGAAAATCGTTTTCACAACCCCTGACTCTTTCCATATTTATAATCAAATGCTTACTTATCCTTCTCACACGGCTTTGGCGGTAATTTACGGTAACCCAAAGGTCGACGAACTGTTAAAAGTTGACATAAGGAGGAGTGAAATAGTGAAAAGGTTGAGCCTCTTCCTCAACTTATTTAAAGGTGATATGGTCTTCGCTGATGAGTTCCACCTTTACGATAATTACCAGCTTTCCTCACTCATAGTCACTTTGAAGATAATAAAGAGGATCCACGACCACGACTTTTCTTTGATACTCTCTTCAGCTACCCCTTCAGAGGAGAAAATAAGGAAGATAGAAGAAGGACTTAAGGCGGAGTTAGGAGATAACTTTCACTTTAAGAGGATAACAGCTGGAAGGGGGGAAGTGCTTGTCAGAGGGAGGGCTAAGGTCAGGTTAATATTTGTCGAAAGTAGCGGTAAAACAAAGCTCTCCCGTTTCGTTAATGCAGGTGACAAAATCCCCGACCTCATCAACGAAGGCTTCCTAGACGACGTTTATAAGGAGCTTAAGGAGAAGAAGCAGAGGGGGATTATTGTAGTTGATAAGGTCTCTCAAGCATTAGAGGTGGCAAAGGCTTTACACGAGAGGTTCGGTTCAAGCTTTGTTTGTAAGACCTCAATAAAGGGAGAGTATTGCGATGAAGACGACACCTTTGTAGTTGGCAGTTCTGCGATAACCCAAGGCGTAGATTACCCTAACGTCTCCTACGGGCTAATTACGAGGTTCTTTTCTGAGGCTGCAATTCAAGCAGTCGGAAGGGTTGGGAGGAAAATGGAGGAATGCAGGATTGACTTAGTTCTCCCAGAGGTTAAAGTAGAGAAGACGGAAATGACTTACGAGGAGTTCGTCACCTGGATAATGAAGACTTACCCTTCAATTAGGGAAATAAATTACGGTGACCAGAGCTTTAGGGAGTTCCTACTCTTGAACTCCGCAATGGCAATCTATGAGAGACTGACGGGGCATAAGATGAAGAGGGATAAGTGGGAAAAGGAGGTACCTTACATAGGCGACTTATCTTCCCTTTCTTTGCTATACTATTTCAGGTTTACCGGACCTCAAGTGGTTTACAAGTTAGGTAACACGGAGGGGAAAGTAGACCTAGGTACTATAATGAGGAACTTCTCCTTTGCTGTAAAGGACTGTAAGTTTTTGTTGAATGGCATAGGGAAGTCTACGGTAATAGCTAGTTGCGACCAGAAGAAGCTTGAGGGCCTTGTGAATAAGGTAGTTTCCACAACTTTTTTGGAACTGTTGGGCTGTAAATTTGAGGACGAAGAGGGGAACCCAGTAGAGCTAGGCAGACAGCTCTTCTTAGTCGTAAACGACGTAAAACTTTCTGATATACTCATTAGTACTGCTAGGGCAATAGGGGTCAAGAATAGCGATAAGTATTGCTTAGCTTTCATTTGA